The Calditrichota bacterium genome includes the window TTGGATCGGCCTCTGTGACGGCATGTTTGGCCGCGTGCGGGATTTTGCCAGATTATTTGAAACGGATTATGAAAATATTGATTTGAAAGTGGCCGGCATTAACCACTGTGTTTGGCACCAGGATGCCCGCCGCAAGGATACCGGTGAAGACCTGCTGGCGCAGCTTCCGCAGAAGTTGAAAGAGAATCCCGATTACCAGCCCCTCAGTCAGTATTTGATGAAGGTGTTCGGCCTTTTCCCCGGTCCGGGTGATCATGAAATCGGGGAATTTTTCCCCTTTGGCATGGAATTTCTGGATGCACCCGGCTTCGATTACACCATCCGAATAAAACACAAAAAAGAGGCCATCGCCCGTATTGAAGACGTGCTGGCCGGCCGCCGTGATCTGGAAGATTGGGGCCACAAACGTTCTGAAGAAATTGCTCTGGATTTTATAGCGGACATTTTACTGAACCGCGGAAAACGACGGCTGAGTGGGATTGTGGAAAATCAAGGCAATATCTCCAATCTGCCCTACGATGCCATCGTGGAAGTTCCCATTATGATTGACGCCGGCGGCGTGCACCCGCTGAAAATGCACCCATTACCGGAGGCCCTGGCCAAGTACTTGACCCTTCTTCTCCAGGTACAAAAGCTGGCCGTTGAAGCGGCCATGACCGGTTCGCGGGAGCTGGCGCTGCAAGCCCTGCTTCTTGAACCTTCGGTTACCAGTGCCAAAGCTGCGGGCAGCATGCTGGATGAATTTCTCGAGGTACATCGGGACGTGTTACCGGAATATTGGTACAAATAGGTTTCGGAAACACTTCTAACCCTAAGTGATACCAAATTCGTAATGCCGGAAATGGGTGAATTCCGGATGTCGAATGGTCTTTTTGGGCGTTAACCATTCAGAAGGCCACTATTTACGAAAACCGGCAAAAACTATACGCAAAGATACCATCGGGTTTTAATCTCCTTCCGTTATCATTTTCGCCTCCGGGCCAAAAATTTATCCAAAAAATATTTTTTTCAAAAAAAAGTCTTGACAAGAAAACCACGAATGGTTATATTTAGGTAAATCGGTTTAGCACAATCGTTATATGTTAACCGATTTATTCTCCTATTCCTTCGGAGCAGAAGTTATACAAAACCTTTCTTATTCATTATTCGGAATTCTGTACGGATAATTTCAGGTTCAAACACAACAGCTCAATCAAAATAATAAATGACCTTCTCGTTATGAAAAAGATCAGCATCAGTGATGTTGCAAAACAGGCGGGCGTTTCAAAGGCTACGGTTTCGCTTGTTTTGAATAACAAAGAAAGTGGAATTCGAATCAGTGAAAAAACCCGTCTTAAGGTTTTGCAAGCTGCCAAAGATTTGAATTATCACCCGAATTATGGTGCCCGATTGCTCTCGACGGGGCGATCCTGTGTCATTGGGGTTCTTACCGTCAATGAGAATATGTTATTTGTCAGCGATTACGACGGGCGTATCATGAGAGGTATCTCTGCAGTGGCCCACGAATCCGGGTACAATATTATGATTTTGGACGAAGGCATCATTAATAAAAAAACACCGTTGGGTGGAAATTTGATTTATGGCCGTTTTTTGGATGGCATCCTAATTATCGGTCCGGATTTTAAGAGTAAAAATCTCATTAAGACCATCCATGAAATCCACCAAAATAATATCCCCTTTGTCTATGTCTGGAGAAAAAGCGCAGATAGGGATGCACCTGTCGTTTTGCTTGATAATATTCAGGCTGCTCAGATGGGGGTCGAATATCTGATCTCTCTGGGGCACAGGCGAATTGGTTACGTTTCTCTCGGAAAGGATTCATTGTCCGGATGGGAGCGATTGGAGGGATACAAAAGGGCCCTTGAAAAGCATGGCCTTCGTTACGATGAAACGTTGGTTCGGGATGATATTAAAATCTCAGACGGGGCAAGTCTGGTGAACGAGAAAAATTTGGACAAATTGCTGAATCTTTCAAATCCTCCCACGGCATTATTTGTCGCGTTTGATCCCCTGGCAATTGCTATTCTGAATTCTCTTCACAAAAGAGGGATTTCTGTTCCAGACGACATCTCAATCCTCGGATTTGGTAACACAACGATGACCTCCTTCTCCAGCCCCCAGTTGACAACAATCAACGAACCTTTGGAGGAAATTGGAAAACACTCAGCAAAACTCTTGCTTAACCAAATCGTTCAGAAAAATTCGGGTGACAACCATAAACGGATTGTCGTGCAAACGAAATTGATTGAGCGAGACTCATGCCGAACGCTTTAGAATCTGATTCCCGAACGACTGCTCACGTGCGTTGAAGATAGGGATGCCTGTCAGGTGAACAAGGTCACTGTAAAATATGTGAATGCTGTCTGTCATAGACTCTTTATTCCGACCCTGTTATGGGTGGCTTTAATGCTGCTCGTGATAAATGGGTTTCCAAAATCCCATCAAACAAGAGAATTGGAAATCCTCCGGTCTAATAATCAAGGACTGATTGTACGATACAAAATGACAACCTTGACCCAAAATGAAGTGACTGTGCAAAAGGCACGCTTTTTGAGCATGCACCTGCCCAATTCACAACTCTGGGTGTCGCCGCAAAAATCGGTGCTTCCCTGCCAGACCTTTTGGGTGGGTGTTCCCCCTAATTGTGATGTGAATCTTGATATTCAATCCTTCTCGACACAGGCTGTCGACTCCGTTTTTTTCCCAGCGAAATCTATCCCGGTTACGCATCTGAAACGCCAGCTGGATTCTTCTCCTGTCGATCAATTCTTTCCCGCCCGGCTGGCGGTGATCAGTGATTCCGGTTACTTCCGGGGACTCAAAATGGTCCAGATTTCTGTTTTCCCTATTCAGTACAATAAGGCGCGTCACCGCGCCAAACTTCATCCAAGCATTCAGTTCAATCTCCATTTTTTAAAACGCCCGGGAAAAGCCTCAACCGCACTTTTTGATTCAAAAGATGCATTGAAGTCGCTGGAAGGGCGTCTTGTGGTGAACTGGAAGCAGGCCCGGCACTGGAGGGTCTCCCGATTGAAAAAGGCTGACAGGATCGTTTCCGATTCGTTGCGGAGGTGGTACAAAATACCGATTCTGGAAGAAGGACTCTACGCACTGACCTATTCGGATTTGCAATCTTTGGGACTCGATTCCACCGTTCTTTCGGAAGAAAACGTCCATATTTTCTACGGAGGCGGGCGCGAGTTGCCCTGGGACGTATCACAAACAGCCCCTCAGCTTCGGGAGATCGCCACCTATTTCGAAGATACCAACGGGGATGGTTTTCTGGGCAAAAACGATCGGCTCCTCTTTTACGCGCAATCTGTGAATGGATGGACATTTTCTGATATAGACAAACGTTTTCATCATTACGTTCACCCCTACACACGGGAAAATGTGTATTGGCTGGCATTGGGGGGAAGTCACCGAAAACACATGCGGCCTTTTGGACCGTCACTTCCGGATTCTGCGCGTTCGTTTCGTCAAACGGCTCCCGCCTATTTTTTCAGGGAACCCGAACGGCTCAATGCCGAAAAATCGGGCATTCAGTGGATGTGGGACCGTTTCGCGGGAAACGCGACCCGCACGTATCCGTTCTTCCTTACAGGGGTCTCGGAAAAGGATTCCTGCGTGGTACGGGTTCATTTCGTCGGAAAATCCAGCAATCACCATACGGTGCGAATTTATTTAAACGAGCACTTTTTAAAATCAGTGGATATTCCTTACATGCGGCCGGTAACCGTGGAAATGGCAGGAACACGCCTTCTTCAAGACGGGAAAAACACCCTTAAGATTCAGCAAATTTCTCAATTGGGTCGAAAGGATGAAACCTATCTGGACTGGATGGAAATCCGGTACAACCGGCGATTACACGCGGATTCTACGGCACTCATCTTTTATTCCCTTTCTAAAAAGGATGAAAATCGGTTCGAGTTAGCCGGATTCCCCCCGTCTGAAACAAGAATTTTCGAGGTGTCTGATCCCTTTGCTGTTCGCTATTGTTCCCAATTCCGGGCTGACTCGTCCGGGAATCATCTGTATTTTGCGGACTATTTTTCAACCGGGGGCCCTCGGAAATATCTGGTGGTAACCCCGTCTCAAATCAAATCCGTTTCCTCGCTCGAATGGGCTGCAGATCCAACCCGGGAACTTCGAAATCCGGAAAATGCCGCCAACTATCTGATTATCGCACCCCAGAGCCTGATTGCATCCGATTTAATCCGTTTGGCCGCCCATCGATCCGATCCGCGCTTTTGGCCGGATTCCGGCACGCAGCCTGTTGTTAAGATTGTTCCCATTGAGAAAATCTACAACGCCTTTTCCTGGGGACTCGAAGATCCAACGGCCATTCGGAATTTTCTCAAATACGCCTACTTCCACTGGAAAGTGGCTCCTGCTTACGTTTTGCTGGTGGGCGATGCCTGCTACGACATGAAACACAATTCTCCGGCAAGTCCGCCCACACTGGTACCCACCCACGAGGATGGGTTGCGGGCAACAGATGACTGGTTTGCCTGTGTGGATGGCGATCGCATTCCGGATATGATTATGGGACGCTTATCGGTGCGAAATAAGCAGGAATTGCGGGCGGTTGTGGATAAAATAATCACCTACGACACCCAATTGCCTCCTGGCCCCTGGCACAGTCGCGTTTTGTTTGTGGCCGACGACGCGAATTCCCCCACATTCAAAGCCGAAGACAGTGCGTTTGGGAGAGACACTGAAAAATTGACTCAAGATTCGGTTGTTTCGGATTTGGCCATTCGAAAAATCTATCTGGATGCCTTTATGCCGGATGCCGCAGGCCACAAACCCCTGGCCAAGAAAGAGCTGATTTCTCAAATCAATCAGGGAATCTCCTATATAAATTTTCTGGGACACGCCAATCTGGAAGTCCTTACCCACGAGACGATTTTCTACACACCCGACGACTTGCCGCTCATTCAGAACGGGCATCGATTTCCCCTTTTGTTTGCCGGAACCTGCGCCGTGGGGCAATTCGATTATGATCGGAAACCCTGTATGGCCGAATATCTAACCAATTTGCAAGACAGAGGGATGATAGCCACCATCGCCTCCACCCGCTGGACCTGGCACGCCTTTAATTACGGGGTCAATCAGGTCTTTTTCAACACCCTGTTCCAACCGCAGAACCGAGATCGCCTGTCCATCGGGGAGGCGCTTCTCCGGGCCAAACTTCATTCGCGGTACGCCGATCAGAGGGAGCTCATTGAATTGTTTGGGGATCCGGCCCAGAGACTGGCACTGCCCCGTCCGGGTGTTGCACTTTCCGTTTCGCCGGACACCCTTTCCTTACACCGGCGCACCTACATCACCGGGATGATCTCAGAAGGGGGGAATACTTACTCTGATTTTCAGGGGAAGGCCTATCTGGAGCTGCGGGAACCGGGGAGACTTCATCGAACCACCGGCTATCAGTACATCTTACCGGGTCGTATCCTGTTCAGCGATACGGTTACCGTTGCGAAAGGCACATTTAAAAATGATTTTTTCATCCCGGCCCTCACCCTTTCGGGCGGCAGTAACGGGCAGGTGTTTTGTTATGCGTGGAATCCAAAAGAGGGGGTAACCGGCCGGCAGGATACGCTGCCAATGAAAAATGACATCCTTCATTCCTATTCTGAGATTGATTCCAGCGGTCCGGCGCTTCGTGTAAAAATCAACGGCCGGGACGTATCTTCCGGAAATGAGCTGATCGTGTTTCCGGATTTTCAGTTTGAATTGGAATTGCAGGACGCCGAAAGCGGTCTTTTGACGACTAAACCGGATGCCTTTCCAATTCAATTGGTGGCACAGGGAGAAAATGAGCATAAACAATGGAATATCACATCCCAAATTACCTGGCAGGATTCCACCACACGATCGGGGCACATTCGATTTCAATGCCGGAATTTGGCGCCGGGCCGGTACACATTTACCGTTTCTGCGTATGACCGGGCGTTAAATTCTACCCAGGTAAGATGGCAGGGAACCGTGGTTTCCCGCCGGTTCCAGCTGTCCCGGGTTTGGGTCTATCCCAATCCGGCTGCAGAAAAAACATTTTTTACGTTCCATCTTTCGGGAGAGGCTGCGGTCGAAATTAAAATATACACGCTTTCGGGCCGTCTGATTCAGACCCTGACGGAAGAGGCGGACCCGGGTTTTAACAAAGTACCCGCTGAGGGATGGGATTGTACCGATCGTGACGGGGATTTTTTGGCGAACGGAGTGTACCTGTACAAAATAACAGCCAAACAGGAATTGTCTGACTTTCAATCCGCCTCTTCCGGGCAGGTGGCCCAGGCAATTGGGCGGATGATTATTTTAAGATAAAGCAGAGAAAGGAAAAGCGAATGAGAAAACATTACGTGTATGGCATACTGGCCTTGCTTTTCGCGCTCCTTGGGATGCCCGGAGGAGCAATCTCAGGGAGTACAGGAAAAATTGTGGGACATGTGATTGATGCCAAAAGCCGAACCCCTTTGCCCGGTGTAAATGTTATGCTTGTGGGAACGCGCATGGGGGCCGCCACAGATGCCAATGGCTATTATTTTATCATTAATGTGCCTCCGGGAAATTACACGGTCAAGGCCTCCATGATTGGGTATCAGGCGGTTGAAAAGACCGGGGTGCTGGTTGAAATTGATCGAACGGTTCGGGTCAATTTCCGATTAAATCCTGCCGTTATTTCGGGGAAACCGGTGGTCGTTACGGCGAAACGGGAAATTGTGCCAATGGATGTCTCGGCCAGCCAGATTACCATCCAGGGCGAAAAAACACAGCTTATGCCGGTTAATACCATTCAGGATGCCATCCGGCTCACGCCCGGCGTTTACATTGATGATCAAACCAATTTTATTACAGTACGCGGAGGAGGAGGTGATCAGGTACTGGTTTTAGTGGACGGGGTTTCAATGACG containing:
- a CDS encoding alpha-glucosidase/alpha-galactosidase, with the protein product MKPVKIVYIGAGSLAFGPKLVSDAVLTPEIKGARLVLMDVDQTNLDKIYRLGEKMNAANGAPLHLEKTTNRQEALKDADFVIISIAMERFEHWKQDIEIPRKYGIYQAKAETGGPGGISLILRNMPVLIDIARDVERLAPHAWVLNYTNPVNAMMYGINKYTAIHWIGLCDGMFGRVRDFARLFETDYENIDLKVAGINHCVWHQDARRKDTGEDLLAQLPQKLKENPDYQPLSQYLMKVFGLFPGPGDHEIGEFFPFGMEFLDAPGFDYTIRIKHKKEAIARIEDVLAGRRDLEDWGHKRSEEIALDFIADILLNRGKRRLSGIVENQGNISNLPYDAIVEVPIMIDAGGVHPLKMHPLPEALAKYLTLLLQVQKLAVEAAMTGSRELALQALLLEPSVTSAKAAGSMLDEFLEVHRDVLPEYWYK
- a CDS encoding LacI family transcriptional regulator, with the protein product MKKISISDVAKQAGVSKATVSLVLNNKESGIRISEKTRLKVLQAAKDLNYHPNYGARLLSTGRSCVIGVLTVNENMLFVSDYDGRIMRGISAVAHESGYNIMILDEGIINKKTPLGGNLIYGRFLDGILIIGPDFKSKNLIKTIHEIHQNNIPFVYVWRKSADRDAPVVLLDNIQAAQMGVEYLISLGHRRIGYVSLGKDSLSGWERLEGYKRALEKHGLRYDETLVRDDIKISDGASLVNEKNLDKLLNLSNPPTALFVAFDPLAIAILNSLHKRGISVPDDISILGFGNTTMTSFSSPQLTTINEPLEEIGKHSAKLLLNQIVQKNSGDNHKRIVVQTKLIERDSCRTL
- the porU gene encoding type IX secretion system sortase PorU, with amino-acid sequence MLLVINGFPKSHQTRELEILRSNNQGLIVRYKMTTLTQNEVTVQKARFLSMHLPNSQLWVSPQKSVLPCQTFWVGVPPNCDVNLDIQSFSTQAVDSVFFPAKSIPVTHLKRQLDSSPVDQFFPARLAVISDSGYFRGLKMVQISVFPIQYNKARHRAKLHPSIQFNLHFLKRPGKASTALFDSKDALKSLEGRLVVNWKQARHWRVSRLKKADRIVSDSLRRWYKIPILEEGLYALTYSDLQSLGLDSTVLSEENVHIFYGGGRELPWDVSQTAPQLREIATYFEDTNGDGFLGKNDRLLFYAQSVNGWTFSDIDKRFHHYVHPYTRENVYWLALGGSHRKHMRPFGPSLPDSARSFRQTAPAYFFREPERLNAEKSGIQWMWDRFAGNATRTYPFFLTGVSEKDSCVVRVHFVGKSSNHHTVRIYLNEHFLKSVDIPYMRPVTVEMAGTRLLQDGKNTLKIQQISQLGRKDETYLDWMEIRYNRRLHADSTALIFYSLSKKDENRFELAGFPPSETRIFEVSDPFAVRYCSQFRADSSGNHLYFADYFSTGGPRKYLVVTPSQIKSVSSLEWAADPTRELRNPENAANYLIIAPQSLIASDLIRLAAHRSDPRFWPDSGTQPVVKIVPIEKIYNAFSWGLEDPTAIRNFLKYAYFHWKVAPAYVLLVGDACYDMKHNSPASPPTLVPTHEDGLRATDDWFACVDGDRIPDMIMGRLSVRNKQELRAVVDKIITYDTQLPPGPWHSRVLFVADDANSPTFKAEDSAFGRDTEKLTQDSVVSDLAIRKIYLDAFMPDAAGHKPLAKKELISQINQGISYINFLGHANLEVLTHETIFYTPDDLPLIQNGHRFPLLFAGTCAVGQFDYDRKPCMAEYLTNLQDRGMIATIASTRWTWHAFNYGVNQVFFNTLFQPQNRDRLSIGEALLRAKLHSRYADQRELIELFGDPAQRLALPRPGVALSVSPDTLSLHRRTYITGMISEGGNTYSDFQGKAYLELREPGRLHRTTGYQYILPGRILFSDTVTVAKGTFKNDFFIPALTLSGGSNGQVFCYAWNPKEGVTGRQDTLPMKNDILHSYSEIDSSGPALRVKINGRDVSSGNELIVFPDFQFELELQDAESGLLTTKPDAFPIQLVAQGENEHKQWNITSQITWQDSTTRSGHIRFQCRNLAPGRYTFTVSAYDRALNSTQVRWQGTVVSRRFQLSRVWVYPNPAAEKTFFTFHLSGEAAVEIKIYTLSGRLIQTLTEEADPGFNKVPAEGWDCTDRDGDFLANGVYLYKITAKQELSDFQSASSGQVAQAIGRMIILR